From the genome of Malus sylvestris chromosome 13, drMalSylv7.2, whole genome shotgun sequence:
CATATCTCATTTTTCTAGGAATACATATtactgcaagttcttacacatctcattttctttcagaaaagaaaatgacgaACTTGGGTAAGCTTGAATAtgctgccctggacattaccgggaagaattaccttactTGGGTACttgataccaagatccatctggaagcagggaatcttggagataccatcagAGAAGAAAGCAGCTCATCTTCTCAAAATCGGGCGAAGGCTATGATCTTTATTCGCcgccatcttgatgaggcactaaagagtgagtacttaacggttgaagatccgttagcTCTCTGGGAGGCCTTGCGAagcagatacaatcaccagacaacggtgattcttccaaaagcTCGCTATGAGTGGTCTCACCTGAGAATTCAGGATTTCAAATCAGTGGCGGAGTACAATTCTGCGTTGTTCAGGattacctctcagatgaagcTCTGTGGGGATACCATTACTGATGAAATATTGCTGGAAAAGACTTACAACACATTTCATGCCAATAACGTGCTCCTGCAGCAGCAGTATAGAGCGCGAGGCTacactgaatacaaccagctgatatctgtactcctggtagctgaacagaacaatgagctcctgatgaaaaaccataattcccgacctactggatctGCACCATTCCCAGAAGAAAAATGCTGCTTCCCTCGAAGTGAACGCCACATCCTCTGGTGGTAATTATCATAAACAAGGACGTGGCCACAAATGAGGTCGATGGAATaggaaaggcaagaaccatggtggtcagtttcacaaccaggttcaGAGGCATAATTCTGGCCCGAGGAACTCTGAAGGAGCCTGCCATAGGTATGGTGGCAATGGGCATTGGGTGCGAACTtgtcgtaccccaaaacatctggtGGAGTTGTATCAAGC
Proteins encoded in this window:
- the LOC126595201 gene encoding uncharacterized protein LOC126595201, translating into MTNLGKLEYAALDITGKNYLTWVLDTKIHLEAGNLGDTIREESSSSSQNRAKAMIFIRRHLDEALKMAEYNSALFRITSQMKLCGDTITDEILLEKTYNTFHANNVLLQQQKGKNHGGQFHNQVQRHNSGPRNSEGACHRYGGNGHWVRTCRTPKHLVELYQASLKKKGVKTNFLDQAKPMDIPDPVFDLSGQFDATHLDVSDFIMERGNEVYRSD